The following proteins are encoded in a genomic region of Hippopotamus amphibius kiboko isolate mHipAmp2 chromosome 8, mHipAmp2.hap2, whole genome shotgun sequence:
- the LOC130859617 gene encoding olfactory receptor 12-like: MSPHGNGNLSVMPLQEFVLDGFDGGLEAQALLFALFLALYVVAVLGNLTMILVITLDARLNSPMYFFLKNLSFVDLCYSSVITPKALANFLSSSKVITFEGCIIQFFFFSLLGTTEAFLLAVMAYDRFMAICSPLHYLITMCPSACACLVLGSYCAGCFNSIMQASFTFSLPFCRSNHIDQFFCDVPPLLQLACGDTSTSELVMFGICGLIIVATTLVVLISYGYISVTILRMHSGTGRHKLFSTCGSHMTAVSLFYGTLFVMYAQPGAVESMEQGKVVSVFYTLVIPMLNPLIYSLRNKDVKDALRRLGQKLTAT, encoded by the coding sequence ATGTCACCCCACGGAAATGGAAACCTCTCAGTGATGCCTTTGCAGGAGTTTGTCCTAGATGGATTTGATGGTGGTCTGGAGGCTCAGGCCTTGCTCTTTGCACTGTTCCTTGCCCTGTATGTGGTGGCcgtcctggggaacctcaccatGATCCTGGTCATCACCCTGGATGCCCGTCTGAATTCCccaatgtacttcttcctcaagAACCTTTCCTTCGTGGACTTGTGCTACTCATCTGTCATCACCCCCAAGGCCCTGGCCAACTTCCTGTCCTCCTCCAAGGTCATCACCTTTGAGGGATGTATCATCcagttcttcttcttctccctacTCGGCACCACTGAGGCTTTCCTATTGGCTgtaatggcctatgaccgcttcaTGGCCATCTGCAGCCCCCTGCACTACCTTATCACCATGTGCCCCTCTGCATGTGCCTGTCTGGTGCTGGGCTCCTACTGTGCAGGCTGCTTCAACTCCATCATGCAGGCCAGCTTCACTTTCAGCCTTCCATTCTGCAGGTCCAACCACATCGACCAGTTCTTCTGTGATGTGCCCCCCCTGCTCCAGCTTGCCTGCGGCGACACAAGCACCAGTGAACTGGTCATGTTTGGCATCTGTGGCCTCATCATCGTGGCCACCACACTCGTGGTCCTCATCTCCTATGGCTACATCTCAGTGACCATCCTGAGGATGCACTCAGGAACAGGGAGACACAAGCTCTtctccacctgtggctcccacATGACAGCTGTGTCCCTCTTTTATGGGACCCTTTTTGTCATGTATGCCCAGCCAGGAGCTGTGGAGTCCATGGAGCAGGGCAAGGTGGTCTCTGTCTTCTACACCCTGGTCATCCCGATGCTCAACCCcctcatctacagtctgagaaaCAAGGATGTGAAGGATGCCCTGCGGAGACTGGGCCAGAAGCTCACAGCCACATGA
- the LOC130859618 gene encoding olfactory receptor 12-like: MSPHRNGNLSVLSLQAFVLEGFAGGLQTQALLFALFLALYVVAVLGNLTMIMVITLDARLHSPMYFFLKNLSFLDLCYSSVIIPKALANFLSSSKVITFEECATQFFFFSLMGTTEAFLLAVMAYDHFMAVCSPLHYPITMCPSACARLVLGSYCAGCFNSILQTSFTFSLPFCSSNHIDHFFCDVIPLLQITCTNTAKNKLVMFGLCGLIIVGTTLVVLISYGYITVTILKTKSGAGRHRLFSTCGSHMTAVFLFYGTVFVMYAQPGAVESMEQGKVVSVFYTLVIPMLNPLIYSLRNKDVKDALRRLGQKLKAT, encoded by the coding sequence ATGTCTCCCCACAGAAATGGAAACCTCTCAGTGCTGTCTTTACAAGCATTTGTGCTGGAGGGATTTGCTGGTGGTCTGCAGACCCAGGCCCTGCTCTTTGCTCTGTTCCTGGCCCTGTATGTGGTGGCcgtcctggggaacctcaccatGATCATGGTCATCACCCTGGATGCCCGGCTGCACTCCccaatgtacttcttcctcaagAACCTCTCCTTCCTGGACTTGTGCTACTCATCTGTCATTATCCCCAAAGCCCTGGCCAACTTCCTGTCCTCCTCCAAGGTCATCACCTTTGAGGAATGTGCTACccaattcttcttcttctccctgaTGGGCACCACTGAGGCTTTCCTCTTGGCCGTAATGGCCTATGACCACTTCATGGCTGTCTGCAGCCCCCTGCACTATCCCATCACCATGTGCCCCTCTGCATGTGCACGCCTGGTGCTTGGCTCCTACTGTGCAGGCTGCTTCAACTCCATTTTGCAGACCAGCTTCACATTCAGCCTCCCGTTCTGCAGCTCCAACCACATTGACCACTTCTTCTGTGATGTGATCCCCCTGCTCCAGATCACTTgtaccaacacagccaaaaacaagcTGGTCATGTTTGGCCTCTGTGGCCTCATCATTGTGGGCACCACACTCGTGGTCCTCATCTCCTATGGCTACATCACAGTGACCATCCTGAAGACGAAGTCAGGAGCAGGGAGACACCGGCTCTtctccacctgtggctcccacATGACAGCCGTGTTCCTCTTTTATGGGACTGTCTTTGTCATGTATGCCCAGCCAGGAGCTGTGGAGTCCATGGAGCAGGGCAAGGTGGTCTCTGTCTTCTACACCCTGGTCATCCCGATGCTCAACCCCCTCATATACAGTCTGAGAAACAAGGACGTGAAGGATGCCCTGCGGAGACTGGGCCAGAAGCTCAAAGCCACGTGA